One window from the genome of Acidimicrobiales bacterium encodes:
- the rapZ gene encoding RNase adapter RapZ yields MTDFVVIAGLSGAGRTTAADELEDLGWFVIDNLPTALFPKFLELTANPKSGYERVALVVGAGPADGELNASIAAMRAPGSTVRILFLDASTESLVRRYESTRRRHPHQGGGSLTTSIEAERGLLGPLKDEADIVIDTSDLNIHELRRRVVEVFGQESPAGAMQVRVVSFGYKHGLPLDADLVFDCRFLPNPHWVDELRPLTGLDEPVRQFVLGQPAAEPFVGAVEKLLLLTLPAFRSEGKAYLTVAVGCTGGRHRSVAVAEDLGERLAADGTLLTVSHRDVDK; encoded by the coding sequence ATGACGGACTTCGTCGTGATCGCCGGCCTGTCCGGGGCTGGCCGGACCACCGCCGCCGACGAGCTCGAGGACTTGGGCTGGTTCGTGATCGACAACTTGCCCACGGCCCTGTTCCCGAAGTTCCTCGAGCTCACCGCCAACCCCAAGAGCGGCTACGAGCGGGTCGCGTTGGTGGTCGGCGCGGGACCCGCCGACGGCGAGCTCAACGCATCGATCGCGGCGATGCGGGCACCCGGCTCCACGGTGCGGATCCTGTTCCTCGACGCGTCAACGGAGTCGCTCGTGCGCCGCTACGAGAGCACGCGGCGGCGCCACCCGCACCAGGGCGGCGGGAGCCTCACCACCTCGATCGAAGCGGAACGGGGGCTGCTGGGCCCGCTGAAGGACGAAGCCGACATCGTGATCGACACGTCCGACCTCAACATCCACGAGCTGCGCCGGCGGGTGGTCGAGGTGTTCGGGCAGGAATCGCCGGCGGGCGCCATGCAGGTCCGCGTCGTGTCGTTCGGCTACAAGCACGGCCTGCCGCTCGATGCCGATCTGGTCTTCGACTGCCGGTTCTTGCCGAACCCGCACTGGGTCGACGAGTTGCGACCGCTGACGGGGCTCGACGAGCCGGTCCGGCAGTTCGTGCTCGGTCAACCGGCGGCCGAGCCCTTCGTGGGGGCGGTCGAGAAGCTGTTGCTGCTCACGCTGCCGGCGTTTCGCTCAGAAGGAAAGGCGTATCTGACCGTCGCGGTCGGCTGCACTGGTGGGCGCCATCGCTCCGTGGCCGTGGCGGAAGACCTCGGCGAGCGGCTCGCCGCGGACGGCACGCTGCTGACGGTGAGCCACCGGGACGTCGACAAGTGA
- the yvcK gene encoding uridine diphosphate-N-acetylglucosamine-binding protein YvcK, translating into MTATHAPAVVAVGGGHGLATSLRAIRMYAGSISAVVSVADDGGSSGRLRAALGVPAPGDIRRCVGALVGEPSVLAASLDHRFSGGELDGHALGNVLLAGLADATGDFTSAVDELARLVNAVGTVIPATVEPVVLVGDGVHGRVAGQVAIKQTGVDHLALDPAAPSSPPAVSKVIEAADQVILGPGSLYTSVLAAAVVPAVREALRATSAQRVYVCNLGPEGRETAGLDAAAHVEALERHGIDVDVVVHHPTALPGRPIPVPVVERPVARLPDGLAHDPVRLGEVLGDLASGVLQGNRATY; encoded by the coding sequence GTGACGGCGACGCACGCCCCGGCGGTCGTGGCGGTGGGCGGTGGCCACGGCCTGGCCACGAGCCTGCGTGCCATCCGCATGTATGCGGGCTCGATCAGCGCGGTGGTGTCGGTCGCCGACGACGGTGGGTCGAGTGGTCGGCTGCGAGCCGCGTTGGGGGTGCCTGCGCCAGGCGACATCCGCCGCTGTGTCGGCGCGCTGGTCGGCGAGCCGTCGGTGCTCGCCGCGTCGCTGGACCATCGCTTCAGCGGAGGTGAGCTCGACGGTCACGCGCTCGGCAACGTGCTGCTGGCCGGCCTTGCCGACGCGACGGGTGACTTCACTTCGGCGGTTGACGAGCTCGCCCGCTTGGTGAACGCAGTCGGCACGGTCATCCCTGCCACGGTCGAGCCGGTGGTGCTGGTCGGCGACGGTGTGCACGGGAGAGTCGCGGGCCAGGTCGCCATCAAGCAGACCGGCGTCGACCATCTCGCACTCGATCCCGCCGCGCCGTCGAGCCCTCCGGCGGTGAGCAAAGTGATCGAGGCGGCCGACCAGGTGATCCTCGGTCCGGGTTCGCTGTACACGAGCGTGTTGGCGGCCGCGGTCGTGCCGGCGGTGCGCGAGGCGCTGCGCGCCACGTCGGCTCAGCGGGTGTACGTGTGCAACCTCGGCCCCGAGGGCCGGGAGACCGCGGGGCTCGACGCCGCCGCCCACGTGGAAGCGCTCGAACGGCACGGCATCGACGTCGATGTCGTGGTGCATCACCCGACTGCGTTGCCGGGCCGACCGATCCCGGTGCCGGTCGTGGAGCGTCCGGTGGCTCGCCTTCCGGACGGCCTGGCGCACGATCCCGTCCGGCTCGGCGAGGTGCTGGGGGATCTGGCCTCCGGCGTCTTGCAAGGGAACCGCGCCACCTACTAG
- the tpiA gene encoding triose-phosphate isomerase produces MPTATPPERKPLISGNWKMNHNHFEAIQTVQKLSWSLTKEDYDSVEVSIHPPFTDLRSVQTVLEADHIPIALGAQHCHSEPSGAFTGEVSAPMLAKLNVRYVIAGHSERRELFGETDEFVNAKVHAILEAGMLPILCVGETLGERDEGTTEEKVRNQVRAGLRGVSADDLATVVVAYEPIWAIGTGRTASPDDAQAVCAVVRDELTSVGGESAAGAVRIQYGGSVKPENAAELMAQTDIDGALVGGASLDPDQFAAIIRFPNAD; encoded by the coding sequence GTGCCGACCGCAACGCCTCCCGAGCGCAAGCCGCTGATCAGCGGCAACTGGAAGATGAACCACAACCACTTCGAGGCCATCCAGACGGTCCAGAAGCTGTCGTGGTCGTTGACCAAAGAGGACTACGACTCGGTCGAGGTGTCGATCCACCCGCCGTTCACCGATCTCCGCTCGGTGCAGACCGTGCTCGAGGCCGACCACATCCCGATCGCGCTCGGCGCCCAGCACTGCCACTCCGAGCCGAGCGGTGCGTTCACCGGCGAGGTCTCGGCACCCATGCTCGCCAAGCTCAACGTGCGGTACGTGATCGCCGGGCACTCGGAGCGGCGCGAGCTGTTCGGCGAGACCGACGAGTTCGTCAACGCCAAGGTCCATGCGATCCTCGAGGCCGGGATGTTGCCCATCTTGTGCGTGGGGGAGACGCTCGGCGAGCGTGACGAGGGCACCACGGAGGAGAAGGTCCGCAACCAGGTGCGTGCGGGGCTCCGAGGCGTGTCCGCTGACGACCTCGCCACGGTCGTGGTCGCGTACGAACCGATCTGGGCCATTGGCACCGGGCGGACCGCGAGCCCCGACGACGCGCAGGCCGTGTGCGCAGTGGTGCGCGACGAGCTCACGTCGGTTGGCGGCGAGTCCGCGGCCGGCGCGGTCCGGATCCAGTACGGCGGGTCGGTGAAACCGGAGAACGCGGCGGAGTTGATGGCCCAAACGGACATCGACGGCGCGTTGGTGGGGGGTGCGTCCCTCGATCCCGACCAGTTCGCCGCGATCATCCGCTTTCCCAACGCAGATTGA
- a CDS encoding ABC transporter permease, whose product MLLFTLRRVAQLIFTVLAGVTLLFFLVYAIPDNPAELAVGGGAKATNPQVVKNTAKKLGLDRPMLRQYQHYMDRLIFHFDFGTAYSEKTLDSNKSVNALLKQRAPVSIRLATWAIIIEIVIGLAFGVLSARRRNSLADTTTTVAAVVASAIPVFVLGYLLIQLTYVFANQHHLPRWMTFPNIGLGPGDSYNAQNGSWFLLIFPRPSTFKYLVQPAIVLAAVTTAILTRIVRTTVLETSRMDHVRTARAKGLSEKRVMRRHVTRNAMIPVVTVVGLDFGTAAGAAILTETVFNLKGLGYTVAHAAANKDLPAVLGFSVVVMLIYGVANLVVDLSYALLDPRVRLGEAK is encoded by the coding sequence ATGCTTCTGTTCACTCTGCGCCGCGTCGCTCAGCTGATCTTCACCGTGCTGGCCGGCGTGACGCTGTTGTTCTTCCTCGTCTACGCCATCCCCGACAACCCGGCCGAGTTGGCGGTCGGCGGCGGCGCGAAGGCCACGAACCCCCAAGTCGTCAAGAACACCGCCAAGAAGCTGGGGCTGGACCGGCCGATGCTGCGCCAGTACCAGCACTACATGGACCGGCTGATCTTCCACTTCGACTTCGGTACCGCCTACAGCGAAAAGACGCTCGACTCCAACAAGAGCGTCAACGCCCTGCTCAAACAGCGGGCACCCGTCAGCATCCGGTTGGCCACATGGGCGATCATCATCGAGATCGTCATCGGCCTTGCGTTCGGCGTGCTGTCGGCACGACGAAGAAACTCACTTGCGGATACCACCACCACCGTCGCGGCGGTGGTGGCCTCTGCGATACCGGTGTTCGTCCTCGGCTATCTGCTGATCCAGCTCACCTATGTGTTCGCGAACCAGCACCACTTGCCGAGATGGATGACGTTCCCGAACATCGGGTTGGGCCCGGGAGATTCCTACAACGCCCAGAACGGCAGTTGGTTCTTGCTGATCTTCCCGCGGCCGAGCACGTTCAAGTACCTGGTACAGCCCGCGATCGTGCTGGCTGCGGTCACCACGGCCATCCTCACCCGCATCGTGCGGACCACGGTGTTGGAGACCAGTCGCATGGACCATGTGCGAACCGCTCGCGCCAAGGGGCTGTCAGAGAAGCGCGTGATGCGCCGCCACGTGACCCGCAACGCCATGATCCCGGTGGTCACTGTGGTGGGTCTCGACTTCGGCACCGCCGCCGGCGCCGCGATCTTGACCGAGACCGTCTTCAACTTGAAGGGCCTCGGTTACACGGTGGCGCATGCGGCCGCCAACAAGGACTTGCCGGCCGTGCTCGGCTTCTCCGTGGTCGTGATGCTGATCTACGGCGTGGCCAACCTGGTGGTCGACCTGAGCTACGCACTGTTGGATCCGAGAGTTCGGCTGGGGGAGGCGAAATGA
- a CDS encoding class I SAM-dependent methyltransferase, with translation MAAEPEPGAARTSNRDLWERHARWWQDGFTDGADPEYVEQILPLAAQWLRGHDRVVDIGCGEGQVSRLVADIGAAQVVGLDPTRGQVATARARGGAHYVRAGSDRLPFPDGHFDAAVTCLVFEHVDALDESLAEVARVLREGGRFVLFLNHPLLQTPGSGWIDDQMLEPPEQYWRIGPYLTEQRTTEEVEPGVFIEFLHRPLSRYVNGLADNGMVVRHMAEPAPPPGFLIRAPEYEEAATIPRLLLLVADKMA, from the coding sequence GTGGCGGCTGAGCCCGAGCCCGGCGCGGCCCGCACCTCCAACCGCGACTTGTGGGAACGGCACGCTCGCTGGTGGCAGGACGGTTTCACCGACGGCGCCGATCCCGAGTACGTCGAGCAGATCCTGCCGCTCGCGGCGCAGTGGCTGCGGGGCCATGACCGGGTGGTCGACATCGGTTGCGGCGAAGGGCAGGTGTCCCGGCTGGTGGCCGACATCGGGGCAGCGCAGGTCGTCGGCCTCGACCCGACCCGCGGCCAAGTCGCGACCGCCCGGGCGCGCGGCGGTGCGCACTACGTGCGGGCCGGGTCCGATCGCCTGCCATTTCCCGACGGTCATTTCGACGCCGCCGTGACCTGCCTGGTGTTCGAGCACGTCGACGCGCTCGACGAGTCGTTGGCGGAAGTGGCACGGGTTCTGCGCGAAGGCGGCCGGTTCGTGTTGTTCCTCAACCACCCGCTGCTCCAGACGCCCGGGTCCGGTTGGATCGACGACCAGATGCTCGAGCCCCCTGAGCAGTACTGGCGCATCGGCCCGTACCTCACCGAGCAGCGCACGACCGAGGAAGTCGAACCGGGCGTGTTCATCGAGTTCCTGCACCGCCCGCTGTCTCGTTACGTCAACGGCCTGGCCGACAACGGAATGGTCGTGCGCCACATGGCGGAGCCGGCGCCGCCTCCAGGGTTCTTGATCCGCGCGCCGGAGTACGAAGAAGCCGCCACCATCCCGCGCCTGCTGTTGCTGGTGGCCGACAAGATGGCGTGA
- the gap gene encoding type I glyceraldehyde-3-phosphate dehydrogenase, translating into MTIRIGINGFGRIGRNFYRAIRSQGADIEVVAANDLGSVDQMAHLLRFDSVMGRFDGEVTEVDGGIEVDGKVIKILAERDPAQLPWADLGVDLVVESTGFFNSREKAAAHLDAGAPHVIVSAPATNADATFVVGVNDDTFDPAQHKVISNASCTTNCFVPMIKVLDDAFGVHKGLMTTTHAYTGDQQLVDGPHKDLRRARAAAVNIVPTSTGAARATGMVLEAMKGRLDGTSLRVPIPTGSITDFVGILDRDVTVEEVNAAYQSAAASGPLSNVLVYSEDPLVSSDIVGTPASCTFDSGLTMAMGNLVKVLGWYDNEWGYSNRLVDLVSIVGGAAK; encoded by the coding sequence ATGACCATTCGCATTGGCATCAACGGTTTCGGTCGGATCGGCCGCAACTTCTACCGGGCGATCCGGAGCCAAGGGGCCGACATCGAGGTGGTCGCCGCGAACGACCTCGGCTCGGTCGACCAGATGGCTCATCTCCTGCGGTTCGACTCGGTGATGGGTCGTTTCGACGGCGAGGTCACAGAAGTCGACGGCGGCATCGAGGTCGACGGCAAAGTCATCAAGATCCTCGCCGAGCGCGACCCGGCCCAGCTTCCCTGGGCCGACCTGGGCGTCGACTTGGTCGTCGAGTCGACCGGCTTCTTCAACAGCAGGGAGAAAGCGGCGGCGCACCTCGACGCAGGCGCTCCTCACGTGATCGTCTCGGCGCCTGCCACCAACGCCGATGCCACGTTCGTGGTCGGCGTGAACGACGACACGTTCGACCCCGCGCAGCACAAGGTGATCTCGAACGCCTCGTGCACCACCAACTGCTTCGTGCCGATGATCAAGGTGCTCGACGACGCGTTCGGCGTGCACAAGGGTCTCATGACCACCACGCACGCCTACACCGGTGACCAGCAGCTCGTCGACGGACCCCACAAGGACCTACGGCGGGCGCGCGCGGCGGCGGTGAACATCGTGCCGACGTCGACGGGAGCGGCGCGGGCCACCGGCATGGTGCTCGAGGCTATGAAGGGCCGCCTCGACGGCACCTCGTTGCGGGTGCCGATCCCGACCGGCTCGATCACCGACTTCGTCGGCATCCTCGACCGAGACGTGACGGTCGAAGAGGTCAACGCGGCCTACCAGAGCGCCGCAGCGAGTGGCCCGCTGTCCAACGTGCTGGTGTACAGCGAGGATCCGCTGGTCTCGTCTGACATCGTCGGCACGCCGGCCTCGTGCACGTTCGACTCGGGCCTCACGATGGCGATGGGGAACCTCGTGAAGGTGCTGGGTTGGTACGACAACGAGTGGGGCTACTCGAACCGCCTCGTCGATCTCGTCTCCATCGTCGGAGGCGCCGCGAAATGA
- a CDS encoding acyl-CoA dehydrogenase family protein produces MALQSVHEPDSAIPTQADWVGVARSVGAAVRPGVTAADQAGTLDREAFGRLKAAGLTAALVPAELGGGGASHRMMCEALRALGRHDPALAVTLSMHSHLVAFQLWRQLHGMDAEMVLRKVAGGAVLISTGASDWLGSNGRAERADGGYRVWSRKSPASGCEVGDVLVTSFRWDDSPDGPQVLHGSVPFAADGVSIEPTWDTLGLRATGSHTVVLDGVFVPDEAVSLTRPADVWHPVWNIVLGAALPLIMAAYLGVADAAVDLALDGAAGRADAPSLQLAGEMVNAHTLAHDVVVAMANAADDLRFDNTDQLASSMLGRKTIAADALIDTVRLAVELTGGRAYTRGGDLERLYRDVHGCLFHPLPRAKQTHLSGRVAVGLSPVG; encoded by the coding sequence ATGGCACTCCAATCTGTTCACGAGCCGGACTCAGCCATTCCCACCCAGGCCGACTGGGTTGGCGTCGCACGGTCGGTGGGCGCCGCCGTCCGGCCGGGCGTGACCGCGGCCGACCAGGCGGGCACGCTCGACCGTGAGGCCTTCGGGCGGCTGAAGGCAGCGGGGCTGACGGCAGCGCTCGTCCCCGCTGAACTGGGTGGCGGCGGCGCGTCGCACCGCATGATGTGCGAAGCGCTGCGAGCGCTCGGCCGGCACGACCCGGCGCTGGCGGTCACGTTGTCGATGCACAGCCACCTCGTGGCCTTCCAGCTGTGGCGCCAGCTCCACGGCATGGACGCCGAGATGGTGCTCCGCAAGGTTGCCGGAGGTGCGGTGTTGATCAGCACCGGCGCGTCGGACTGGCTGGGGTCGAACGGGCGGGCCGAGCGCGCCGACGGCGGGTATCGGGTGTGGTCCCGCAAGTCACCGGCGAGCGGATGCGAGGTCGGCGACGTGCTGGTGACCAGCTTCCGCTGGGACGACAGCCCCGACGGGCCCCAGGTCCTGCACGGGTCGGTGCCGTTCGCTGCGGACGGCGTCTCGATCGAGCCCACGTGGGACACGCTCGGCCTGCGGGCCACCGGGTCACACACCGTGGTCCTCGACGGCGTCTTCGTGCCGGACGAGGCGGTCTCGCTGACGCGCCCGGCCGACGTGTGGCACCCGGTGTGGAACATCGTTCTCGGGGCGGCACTGCCGCTGATCATGGCTGCCTATCTCGGGGTCGCCGACGCGGCCGTCGACTTGGCGCTCGACGGGGCGGCCGGCCGTGCGGACGCACCCTCGCTCCAACTCGCTGGCGAGATGGTCAACGCCCACACGCTCGCGCACGACGTCGTGGTGGCCATGGCGAACGCTGCCGATGACCTGCGCTTCGACAACACCGATCAGCTCGCCAGTTCGATGCTGGGCCGCAAGACGATCGCTGCCGACGCGCTGATCGACACGGTCCGCCTCGCCGTCGAGCTCACCGGCGGCAGGGCCTACACCCGGGGTGGTGACCTCGAACGGCTCTACCGCGACGTGCACGGGTGCCTGTTCCATCCGCTGCCGCGAGCCAAGCAGACCCACCTCAGCGGGCGGGTGGCCGTCGGGCTCTCGCCGGTGGGCTGA
- a CDS encoding winged helix-turn-helix transcriptional regulator: MGDPRAGYGQYCPVTRALDVVGERWSLLIIRDLLVGTSRFNDLARGLPGLSRTLLSKRLRQLEAAGIVTRRGTDYVLTDAGEALHDVVFGLGAWGARWAFGRPRPEELDAELLVWWMHERLDTSGLPGKRHVIYLRFSDDPRRFWIVLEDGVPSVCKADPGYDVDITITSDVATLYEVWVGHLPLREAMSSGQLRFDGTAARVRQMPRVLRLSPIAPLVQAAAPR, translated from the coding sequence ATGGGCGATCCACGCGCCGGCTACGGGCAGTACTGCCCGGTCACACGGGCACTCGACGTCGTCGGCGAACGATGGTCGCTGTTGATCATCCGCGACCTGCTCGTGGGGACCTCCCGGTTCAACGATCTGGCCCGCGGCCTCCCGGGGTTGTCGCGGACCCTGCTGAGCAAGCGGTTGCGCCAGCTCGAAGCGGCGGGCATCGTCACGCGACGCGGCACGGACTACGTGCTGACCGATGCCGGCGAAGCGCTCCATGATGTCGTCTTCGGGCTGGGCGCCTGGGGAGCGCGATGGGCGTTCGGCCGTCCCCGCCCCGAGGAGCTCGACGCAGAGCTCTTGGTCTGGTGGATGCACGAGCGGCTGGACACCTCGGGGCTCCCGGGCAAGCGCCACGTGATCTACCTCCGGTTCAGCGACGACCCCCGCCGGTTCTGGATCGTCCTCGAAGACGGCGTGCCGTCGGTGTGCAAGGCCGACCCGGGCTACGACGTCGACATCACGATCACGTCCGATGTCGCCACCCTCTACGAAGTGTGGGTCGGACACCTGCCGCTGCGCGAGGCCATGTCGTCGGGGCAGCTCCGCTTCGACGGCACCGCCGCCCGGGTGCGCCAGATGCCGCGCGTGCTGCGGCTCAGCCCGATCGCTCCCCTGGTGCAAGCGGCCGCACCGCGCTGA
- a CDS encoding phosphoglycerate kinase, with protein MPVLEDLGDVSGNSVLVRTDFNVPLEDGHITDDLRIRAALPTLQWLQERGAKVTACSHLGRPKGKPDERYAMTAVRARLAELAPGVELMENLRFDPGEESNDPAFVARLTDGFDAYVNDAFGASHRAHASIVGPPAVLPSAAGRLLAREVEVLGDLREHPRRPFVAMLGGSKVSDKLGVIRALLDVVDGLVIGGAMCFTFLAAQGHRIGASMFEADQVDTCRELLASDATIHLPSDLTALGPGGKLFDPPAGGEVRQFGVNLPEGWIGADIGPGSAAEFSDVIMDARTVFWNGPMGAFEDVRFAAGTRTVAEAVASTKAFTVVGGGDSAAAIARFGLADQIDHISTGGGASLELLEQGDLPGLAALRAAPNFHA; from the coding sequence GTGCCGGTGCTGGAGGATCTGGGTGATGTGAGCGGCAATTCCGTGCTGGTCCGCACGGACTTCAACGTGCCGCTCGAAGACGGGCACATCACCGACGACCTTCGCATCCGCGCGGCGCTCCCGACCCTCCAATGGCTGCAGGAGCGCGGCGCCAAGGTCACTGCGTGCAGCCACCTCGGACGCCCCAAGGGCAAGCCCGACGAGCGCTACGCGATGACCGCGGTCCGCGCCCGCCTCGCCGAGCTGGCGCCCGGGGTCGAGCTGATGGAGAACTTGCGCTTCGACCCCGGCGAGGAGAGCAACGACCCGGCGTTCGTCGCCCGCCTGACCGACGGATTCGACGCGTACGTGAACGATGCGTTCGGTGCGTCGCACCGCGCCCACGCTTCGATCGTCGGCCCGCCGGCCGTGCTGCCCAGCGCGGCGGGTCGTTTGCTCGCCCGTGAGGTCGAGGTCCTCGGCGACTTGCGCGAGCACCCCCGCCGCCCGTTCGTGGCGATGCTCGGCGGGTCGAAGGTGTCCGACAAGCTGGGTGTGATCCGCGCGCTGCTCGACGTGGTCGACGGTCTCGTCATCGGCGGCGCCATGTGCTTCACGTTCCTCGCCGCCCAGGGTCACCGGATCGGCGCGTCGATGTTCGAAGCGGACCAGGTCGACACCTGCCGCGAGCTGCTGGCCAGCGACGCGACGATCCACCTCCCGTCGGATCTCACCGCGCTCGGCCCCGGTGGCAAGTTGTTCGACCCACCCGCAGGTGGTGAGGTCCGCCAGTTCGGCGTGAACTTGCCCGAAGGTTGGATCGGTGCCGACATCGGTCCTGGCTCGGCCGCGGAGTTCAGCGACGTGATCATGGACGCTCGCACGGTGTTCTGGAACGGTCCGATGGGGGCATTCGAGGACGTCCGCTTCGCGGCCGGCACCCGCACGGTGGCCGAGGCCGTCGCGTCGACCAAGGCCTTCACCGTCGTCGGCGGGGGTGACAGCGCAGCGGCGATCGCGCGTTTCGGCCTGGCCGACCAGATCGACCACATCTCGACCGGCGGCGGCGCCTCGCTCGAGCTGCTCGAACAAGGCGACCTGCCCGGCCTGGCCGCGCTGCGGGCGGCACCGAACTTCCACGCGTAG
- a CDS encoding peptide ABC transporter substrate-binding protein, with translation MQFDTNVPDGGTFTDYAWLSNSGTNTSWDPGVVQSLAEAQITNAVFDGLTDFDFTQKCSPVLKGLVASSWDSNADASEFTFHIKSGLKFSNGESVLPSNFKKAWERAGSQEIASPYGYLIDYIKGGADLQAGKVHDLPAIVADDSAMTLKVTLSDPNADFPAIVSHSFFSPISNADLQKLGDKPPGWVGASIGNGPFMLDPAKAPTTEEVDLVPNPNWAGNVYGDKKAHLAHLIFKATDTVDTAWQTFTGGTGNDATIPPNGIKSAEATYKNNTVKDPNLGSYYFDIGDDIPELAGPKNRDLRIAISLSINRAEINTKVYEGARTISTGITPPGIPGFKAGLCDYCSYNPKLAKTYYDKWVKAGGKITKPIRISFNAGAGHEPVVQIIQANLKDNLGLSTTLDPITKTYFRDIPKAGACMICRSGWYADYPTYGNFMVDLFSKASIDGNNFGRYDSPQFEAKIKAAQAETDKTKRGELYNQAEQILLNQDVQAIPINWYTGQIAYSNNVVNFHQPPLGLMLWEKVGVTS, from the coding sequence ATGCAGTTCGACACGAACGTGCCAGACGGCGGCACCTTCACCGACTACGCGTGGCTCAGCAACTCGGGTACCAACACGAGCTGGGACCCTGGCGTGGTCCAGTCACTGGCCGAGGCCCAGATCACCAACGCGGTGTTCGACGGCCTGACCGACTTCGACTTCACGCAGAAGTGCAGCCCCGTCCTCAAGGGCCTCGTCGCCTCGAGCTGGGACAGCAACGCCGATGCGAGTGAGTTCACGTTCCACATCAAGAGCGGCCTGAAGTTCTCCAACGGCGAGTCGGTGCTGCCCTCCAACTTCAAGAAGGCTTGGGAGCGCGCAGGCTCGCAGGAGATCGCCTCTCCCTACGGCTACCTGATCGACTACATCAAAGGTGGTGCCGACCTGCAGGCCGGCAAGGTCCACGACCTGCCCGCGATCGTGGCCGACGACTCGGCGATGACCCTCAAGGTCACGCTGTCGGACCCGAACGCCGACTTCCCGGCGATCGTGTCGCACAGCTTCTTCTCGCCGATCAGCAACGCCGACCTGCAGAAGCTCGGCGACAAGCCCCCGGGCTGGGTCGGCGCGAGCATCGGCAACGGGCCCTTCATGCTCGACCCGGCCAAGGCGCCGACCACCGAGGAAGTCGACCTCGTGCCGAACCCGAACTGGGCCGGCAACGTGTACGGCGACAAGAAGGCGCACCTCGCGCACCTCATCTTCAAGGCCACCGACACAGTCGACACCGCATGGCAGACCTTCACCGGTGGCACCGGCAACGACGCCACGATCCCGCCGAACGGGATCAAGTCGGCCGAGGCCACGTACAAGAACAACACGGTGAAGGACCCGAACCTCGGGTCGTACTACTTCGACATCGGTGACGACATCCCGGAGCTCGCGGGTCCGAAGAACCGCGACCTGCGGATCGCCATCTCGCTGTCGATCAACCGGGCCGAGATCAACACCAAGGTGTACGAGGGTGCCCGCACCATCTCGACCGGCATCACGCCTCCGGGCATCCCCGGGTTCAAGGCAGGGCTGTGTGACTACTGCTCGTACAACCCGAAGCTGGCCAAGACCTACTACGACAAGTGGGTCAAGGCGGGCGGCAAGATCACCAAGCCGATCCGCATCAGCTTCAACGCCGGCGCCGGCCACGAGCCGGTGGTCCAGATCATCCAGGCGAACCTGAAGGACAACCTGGGCCTCAGCACCACGCTCGACCCGATCACCAAGACCTACTTCCGGGACATCCCGAAGGCTGGCGCTTGCATGATCTGCCGTTCGGGCTGGTACGCCGACTACCCGACGTACGGCAACTTCATGGTCGACCTGTTCTCGAAGGCCTCGATCGACGGCAACAACTTCGGGCGCTACGACAGCCCGCAGTTCGAGGCCAAGATCAAGGCCGCGCAGGCCGAGACCGACAAGACCAAGCGGGGTGAGCTGTACAACCAGGCCGAGCAGATCCTGCTCAACCAGGACGTACAGGCCATCCCGATCAACTGGTACACCGGCCAGATCGCGTACAGCAACAACGTGGTCAACTTCCACCAGCCGCCCCTGGGCTTGATGCTCTGGGAGAAGGTGGGCGTCACCAGCTGA